The sequence below is a genomic window from Harmonia axyridis chromosome 1, icHarAxyr1.1, whole genome shotgun sequence.
cctcaatatttcttatccaatttttaatattctcgaaacttttttcatttgtaaTGTCATATACTAACATAATTCCCATAGCTCCACGATAATAAGCTGTTGTTATGGTTCGGAATCTTTCTTGTCCAGCTGTATCCCTGCATATAGAATAGATAAGAACAACTTGAGATGAAACAATAACAATTTCTCACCATATTTGTAGCTTGATTTTTTTCCCATCAAGTTCTATTGTACGAATTttaaaatcaatacctaaaaacaaaattaattcttGAAAAGCATATTTTAAGGGCCATCCACAAAGAATCACAAACATTAGAAGTTAAATTATTGTAACAGaaatatgaattaattataaaccGTAACAAATAATTAATGTAATAATAAGTTGTTacaatgaataatttttcaattccttcaAATTCTAATGAAAATTGAGGTGTGGTTAATATGATATTGAAATAGTAACATTTCAATATCATTCCACGTACTGAATTAGAGTATCTCAGAAAAAATTGATGTGATTACAATTACCTTTGAATTTCTtgacataaaaaataaattgtgaCTCACCTATAGTTGAAATAAAGGTAGTGTTATAAGCATCTTCAGAAAATCGGAATAAAACACAAGTTTTGCCTACACCTGAATCACCAATAAGAAGTAATTTAAAAAGATAATCATAAGTTTTTGCCATTTTCCGCCAAAGCAACtgtatttcttttttcgaacCTTTATTCGTCCTATGCTCTTTTCTAAATTTTCCTTTCCTTCCCTTCCCTTAAATGTCAAATAGTTTTCTAAACGTCAATTGACCGGCAATCGGGCAATGTTTGCAGTAGAAATATCCCTAGAATAAGGAGATTCTAGAGAAGTACAACATACAATATGTTGGTGTCTCTGAATTCACTGAAAATTACCGCGATAGATCCAGAGCCGCACCTAAAATATTTAGAATGGGaattgaaaaatgaggaaagcactgatgagaagtcaggagcttttgaggcTTTGAGCGTTCGTTATTCATGGCCCATGGGCCAATTGCACCTTTAGATATACACTCTCCAAGAGCATTATTGACGCATTAATGACGAATGCTTAGAATGCTAATTCTCGTTTAGTAATATCAAAGACTAAGTACCTAGTCTGTGGTACTATCCCAATTTCTTATAATTCTGATGACTCGTCaatccaaaattttatatttacttgCAAAATCCCATCAAATCTGTAATGAGCAAAATAATGGGTTTatcttccaatattcttcttgaatcgtttattattattattttgtcatGATGCGGTCAACATGAAATTAGGAAAAAGctcaatattgttaatttatatttacttgCAAAACCTCAACACTGTCGTATCTGTCgtatatcattgaataattctgcttgagttttctttggttctgggaagctatcaacacgaaattgaattgaaattgaagcgTTGAATGGTTATTGTATgtatacacgcaaaatctcaactctatcGGTTCAGGTTTAACCTTCCGAGTTCCGATGACGGAAATCAAGGAAGTTACGTATTTGCCGGAGAGGGGTACATTTGTActccgcaaaaaaaaattagtgcaGTCGATTGCtttaaatgtatttttttacattttgaattaaataataCAGAGCTTTAATAAGATGTTTTATTGATCATTATAAAAAAACACACATCAACATGAATAAAAACTCATATTATTCCATTGCAAAAAATACAAGGTCtacacacaattttttttttttggtactcGGTACAGACAAATTCATTACACATTTAGAATTCTTGGTTTTGAGTTAGCTTAGAATTTTTAGTTTCAGAATTCGCTTTCTCAAAAGTTCATGCATTGCATCAACAACtagtttttttatgaataattccAGACTGCACTAGTGCACATAGCACAGTGACAAGACAAATAGTAttttcgactggctgcaccagaattaattcgagctaattatgtaATTAGCTcgacaaaaa
It includes:
- the LOC123688664 gene encoding ras-related protein Rab-8A isoform X2 — translated: MAKTYDYLFKLLLIGDSGVGKTCVLFRFSEDAYNTTFISTIGIDFKIRTIELDGKKIKLQIWDTAGQERFRTITTAYYRGAMGIMLVYDITNEKSFENIKNWIRNIEENASADVEKMLLGNKCELEEKRQVSKERGEQLAVEYGIKFIETSAKASIRVEEAFYTLARDIKAKMEKKLEASNPPKGGHQLRATEPQRKPTNWLSRCTLL
- the LOC123688664 gene encoding ras-related protein Rab-8A isoform X1, giving the protein MAKTYDYLFKLLLIGDSGVGKTCVLFRFSEDAYNTTFISTIGIDFKIRTIELDGKKIKLQIWDTAGQERFRTITTAYYRGAMGIMLVYDITNEKSFENIKNWIRNIEENASADVEKMLLGNKCELEEKRQVSKERGEQLAVEYGIKFIETSAKASIRVEEAFYTLARDIKAKMEKKLKEASNPPKGGHQLRATEPQRKPTNWLSRCTLL